In Fusarium oxysporum Fo47 chromosome XII, complete sequence, one DNA window encodes the following:
- a CDS encoding uncharacterized protein (of unknown function-domain containing protein): protein MGWFDNNTEVVENFNEYNQNSENREHHAKLSHEIIGGAAAYEAAKAYEEHVARNGKPDSHAQAKEFIAGAVGAFVDREFETKGLDFFDREEAKRHGERKAHRELEEQY from the exons ATGGGTTGGTTCGATA ACAACACCGAGGTCGTTGAAAACTTCAACGAGTACAATCAAAACTCTGAGAACAGGGAGCATCACGCCAAGCTCTCCCACGAGATCATCGGCGGTGCTGCTGCCTATGAAGCTGCCAAGGCATACGAGGAGCATGTAGCTAGAAACG GCAAGCCCGACAGCCATGCACAGGCCAAGGAGTTCATTGCCGGAGCTGTTGGTGCTTTTGTTGACAGAGAGTTTGAGACCAAGGGTCTTGACTTCTTCGATAGGGAGGAGGCTAAGCGTCATGGTGAACGCAAGGCGCACAgggagcttgaggagcagTACTAG
- a CDS encoding Alpha/Beta hydrolase protein translates to MSFVSTTKRIQLQDDVHLHVEQSFPQVQSQDYPTIVFLHFWGGSSRTWSPVNHLIAHTFPTARIDFRGWGSSTGPADETEYSILRLAQDVENVITRLNLQKYIIVGHSMGAKVAQAIAGRNLVNGLAGLVLLCPAPPTPLMLPKEMRDQQISAYDNEQNAEFVVRNVLTAKSLPDGIIERIVEDMIKGSPSATAAWPRYAMNENILELAKKISVPTVIIAGGKDQVEPVTRIKAEVSGNIPFVKFLVLEEVGHLALLEAPEKVAEIINETAQYAAYEEATQRPHEVEWTNQIIGDAAAYAASRVMSGTARIWGFVSAWVYREIETRGLDFIDAEAAKEIGWKAAQTALAEKNSWELEN, encoded by the exons GTTCACCTTCACGTCGAGCAATCATTTCCTCAGGTGCAATCTCAAGACTATCCAACCATTGTCTTTCTTCATTTCTGGGGAGGATCCTCCAGGACCTGGTCACCCGTCAATCACCTAATTGCACATACCTTTCCAACTGCCCGGATTGACTTTCGCGGATGGGGTAGCTCTACTGGTCCCGCAGACGAGACCGAATATTCCATTCTCAGACTTGCACAGGATGTCGAAAACGTCATCACGCGACTGAACCTTCAGAAATACATCATCGTCGGACACTCTATGGGCGCCAAGGTCGCTCAAGCCATCGCTGGGCGAAATCTTGTTAACGGCCTTGCAGGTCTCGTCCTGCTCTGTCCAGCGCCGCCAACGCCTTTAATGCTGCCCAAGGAGATGCGAGATCAGCAAATCAGCGCCTACGATAACGAGCAGAACGCTGAGTTTGTTGTCCGGAATGTTCTTACCGCAAAGTCCTTGCCTGACGGTATCATCGAAAGAATCGTGGAGGATATGATAAAGGGCAGTCCATCTGCTACAGCGGCATGGCCACGATATGCCATGAATGAAAATATTCTGGagctggccaagaagatctcgGTACCAACGGTTATTATTGCTGGAGGCAAGGATCAAGTCGAACCTGTAACCCGTATCAAGGCAGAGGTCTCTGGTAACATTCCCTTCGTCAAGTTCCTTGTCCTGGAAGAAGTTGGACATTTGGCCCTGCTAGAGGCGCCAGAGAAGGTTGCAGAGATCATAA ACGAAACTGCCCAATATGCCGCCTACGAGGAAGCTACCCAGCGTCCTCACGAAGTTGAGTGGACAAACCAAATCATCGGCGACGCTGCTGCCTATGCAGCATCGAGGGTTATGAGCGGCACTGCGAGGATATGG GGGTTTGTAAGTGCCTGGGTGTATCGAGAAATCGAGACTCGAGGGTTGGATTTTATTGATGCcgaggctgccaaggagaTTGGTTGGAAAGCTGCGCAGACGGCtcttgctgagaagaatAGCTGGGAACTTGAGAACTGA